One Campylobacter concisus DNA window includes the following coding sequences:
- a CDS encoding FAD-dependent oxidoreductase has translation MRQKHFEVVIVGAGISGTALFYELAAFSDIKKVALLEKYDGVATLNSNGKGNSQTIHCGDIETNYTLEKAKKVSRVANMPVKYALKYNLDGKYMFAHQKMALAIGDAEVERMKERYESFKELFPYLEIYDKEKLKQIEPNVVFDANGNERLENIIAIGTQNGQFTTMDFGGLANSLVQNALNLGADGYEISLNSEVTDIKKAGDTFHIKINDGEVITANYVVVDAGGHSLFLAHKMGYGLHLSTLPVAGSFYFAKKRLLNGKVYMVQNDKLPFAALHGDPDILANGNTRFGPTALVIPKLERYHGCSSFFDFCKCLKFDKNVFEVFTNLLKDSDIRSYILRNFLFEVPFINKKEFVKDARKIVPSLSENDLSYAVNFGGVRPQVIDRNKKCLELGEGKISTGEGISFNMTPSPGATSCFEIARTDMIEACKFLGKNFNEEKFNAEFFE, from the coding sequence ATGAGACAGAAGCACTTTGAAGTGGTAATTGTCGGAGCAGGCATTAGTGGGACGGCGCTCTTTTATGAGTTGGCTGCATTTAGCGACATAAAAAAGGTCGCACTTTTAGAAAAATATGACGGCGTAGCTACTCTAAATTCAAACGGCAAAGGCAACTCACAAACCATTCATTGTGGCGATATCGAGACAAACTACACACTAGAAAAGGCGAAAAAAGTCTCTCGTGTGGCAAATATGCCAGTAAAATATGCCCTAAAATACAATCTTGATGGCAAATATATGTTCGCTCATCAAAAAATGGCACTAGCTATCGGAGATGCCGAAGTAGAGCGCATGAAAGAGAGATATGAGAGTTTTAAGGAGCTTTTTCCTTACCTTGAAATTTATGACAAAGAGAAGTTAAAACAGATCGAGCCAAACGTCGTTTTTGACGCAAATGGTAATGAGAGGCTAGAAAACATCATCGCCATAGGCACGCAAAATGGGCAGTTTACGACGATGGACTTTGGTGGCTTAGCAAACTCACTTGTGCAAAATGCGCTAAATTTAGGCGCAGATGGCTATGAGATCAGCCTAAACTCAGAAGTAACTGATATAAAAAAGGCTGGCGATACATTTCACATAAAGATAAATGATGGCGAAGTGATCACTGCAAACTACGTCGTAGTAGATGCTGGAGGACACTCGCTATTTTTGGCTCACAAAATGGGTTATGGGCTTCATCTTAGCACACTGCCCGTTGCTGGAAGCTTTTATTTCGCAAAAAAACGCTTACTAAACGGCAAAGTCTATATGGTGCAAAACGATAAGCTACCATTTGCCGCGCTTCATGGCGATCCAGATATCCTAGCTAACGGCAACACTCGCTTTGGACCAACAGCCCTAGTCATACCAAAACTAGAGAGATACCACGGCTGTTCAAGCTTTTTTGACTTTTGTAAATGCCTAAAATTTGATAAAAACGTCTTTGAAGTCTTTACAAATCTCTTAAAAGATAGCGACATCAGATCTTATATTTTAAGAAATTTCTTATTTGAAGTGCCATTTATCAATAAAAAAGAATTTGTAAAAGATGCTAGAAAGATCGTACCAAGCCTAAGTGAAAATGACCTAAGCTATGCTGTAAATTTTGGCGGCGTAAGGCCACAAGTTATCGACCGTAATAAAAAGTGCCTTGAGCTTGGCGAAGGCAAGATAAGCACAGGCGAGGGCATAAGTTTTAATATGACTCCAAGTCCTGGGGCTACGAGTTGCTTTGAAATAGCAAGAACTGATATGATCGAAGCCTGTAAATTTTTAGGTAAAAATTTTAACGAAGAGAAATTTAACGCTGAGTTTTTTGAATAA
- a CDS encoding DUF4272 domain-containing protein, translating into MPKTAQQRKDESIKILRKEGVAVLESLPLRYDNSEVTPRSVDEIIARAVCSFTAIMCACTIRDNGHLSEDEIAWAKDFLGDFYNDLSVKEKEVVEGRADINLAVNMGWKYESLWILLWALGIAEDIGKMDKICDCEFVMDVFREGGLKNRSKLRSLDEILSKLDLVYRYHWACVDARINGKKIAGLDEEVVMERRAGLEWLCCKGQEDDDIKAEFNTWDHPDLNT; encoded by the coding sequence ATGCCAAAAACAGCGCAACAAAGAAAAGATGAGAGTATAAAAATTTTAAGAAAAGAGGGCGTGGCTGTGCTTGAAAGTCTGCCGCTAAGGTATGACAATAGTGAAGTTACGCCAAGAAGCGTTGATGAGATCATTGCTCGTGCGGTTTGCTCATTTACGGCCATTATGTGTGCTTGCACTATCCGCGACAATGGCCACCTAAGTGAAGATGAGATAGCTTGGGCTAAAGACTTTTTGGGCGATTTTTATAATGACCTAAGTGTAAAAGAAAAAGAGGTCGTAGAGGGTAGAGCCGATATAAATTTGGCCGTAAATATGGGCTGGAAGTATGAGTCACTTTGGATCTTGCTTTGGGCACTTGGCATAGCTGAAGATATCGGTAAGATGGATAAAATTTGCGACTGCGAGTTTGTGATGGATGTCTTTAGAGAGGGCGGACTCAAAAACCGCTCAAAACTTCGCAGTTTGGATGAAATTTTAAGTAAACTTGACCTAGTTTATCGCTACCACTGGGCGTGTGTAGATGCTAGGATAAATGGCAAAAAGATTGCTGGACTTGACGAAGAGGTCGTTATGGAAAGACGTGCAGGGCTTGAGTGGCTATGCTGCAAAGGGCAAGAAGATGATGACATAAAGGCCGAATTTAACACCTGGGACCACCCTGATCTAAATACGTAA